From the Candidatus Krumholzibacteriota bacterium genome, one window contains:
- a CDS encoding T9SS type A sorting domain-containing protein, producing the protein MKKTLVIVLGICLVAMFAGTVSARDIDRGSKRIKKALNGTGLLTDDSVPGYYQAAAVDTYHIVRYSFESAQGWTTVDHTAQQSIFWHVDDFVGLAGGDYGLLVPISGTKSMWCGTRPGTSNYLCAWGEAPGYGNNWNQHFESDLITLTSTVGLSYHAVAHNEGGGYDQAYVDYLDSNDEWVTHRTYGGYHDTVDVISLTSAETGTSTKFRFHFTADGAWSDQDGLLNTDGGIILDDIEVTADAAVLNTEDFEASTVGDNNTTFWTSFGEPAYGIHSGKLTGLMEPDPCHDDYGTQWGFLVGSTELSSRQDLYPGMYVTPRCLNESGTAAPCQNEGIISPPIDMMKYSSTQTHVQDTAIPSADLPKFGGVLFRFQVYRDLPLDNLVFYTWGVRNVEDGCPGSWKDRNYVYYGPDQDYLFTGENVSDLVKPDSILQLNFGVSDMCDVWGGYYGTCTNHSPSPWFDNVYVERVKTSGPQWSYRHLDLFQDNFPPNADYTGFVRADAANDIASSEEPNRIDPGDSVTVQVTSPVAGAIAGVDASGYENGPGATAEVYMHFKVYDAISGAVAADFAASVDTGEVGPYALPTPVADGTWFKVQGRNARVGSPSTKVADEYMFDINDAIFTYDHVIEYYFSATDINAETNYLPSNALEGGSFEWECLPTQPTVYSILYVDDFEHRGSWNGRVDDYMTPALNAVSASPYDRYDVNAPTSGVGNGLASRINVDKLSMFYEKIIWDSGDLDIGTINNGTDSKEDDCALLEGWADDIDGEGHATNLLVMGDGVITNLTFATATSFMTNTLGVQLVNNSYYNRTGGYTGGGVISPLVSPVAGGPFDGLEAFYAFGGCPIINQLDVLDVNETHASGALTYPDGSFAAVAMDDTTTTNMPKRAITTGFSIMAMRDANSSGAPIRNEFLEKAFFFFENGVNGEITDVEDTPAFTKLHGNYPNPFNPSTTIKYNMKAKGHVSIQIYDVAGRLVNTLVNDVRDSGLNTETWNGINNRGASVASGVYFYRMDTKDYSQTRKMILLR; encoded by the coding sequence ATGAAGAAGACCTTAGTAATTGTACTAGGTATTTGTCTTGTTGCAATGTTTGCCGGTACCGTGTCGGCGCGTGATATCGACAGAGGCAGCAAGAGGATTAAAAAAGCCCTGAACGGCACTGGACTTCTTACGGATGACAGTGTCCCGGGTTACTATCAGGCTGCGGCTGTTGATACATACCATATCGTAAGATACAGCTTCGAAAGTGCTCAAGGCTGGACGACGGTTGATCACACAGCTCAGCAGAGTATATTCTGGCACGTCGATGATTTTGTTGGACTTGCGGGCGGAGATTACGGTTTACTTGTGCCGATTTCCGGTACGAAGTCCATGTGGTGCGGTACGAGACCAGGAACCAGCAATTATCTCTGTGCCTGGGGAGAAGCCCCCGGTTATGGTAATAACTGGAATCAGCACTTTGAGAGTGATTTGATTACTCTTACGAGTACTGTCGGGCTCAGCTACCACGCCGTGGCCCACAATGAAGGCGGAGGTTATGATCAAGCCTATGTGGACTACCTTGACAGCAACGATGAGTGGGTTACACACAGAACATACGGCGGTTATCATGACACGGTTGACGTAATTTCTCTTACGTCAGCGGAAACCGGAACCAGCACTAAGTTCCGTTTCCACTTTACCGCGGACGGCGCGTGGAGTGATCAGGATGGTCTCCTGAACACAGACGGCGGTATCATACTCGATGACATTGAAGTTACCGCTGACGCTGCTGTTCTGAATACAGAGGATTTTGAAGCATCTACAGTTGGCGATAACAACACGACTTTCTGGACTTCATTCGGCGAGCCTGCTTACGGCATTCACAGCGGTAAGTTGACTGGCCTTATGGAACCTGATCCATGTCATGATGACTATGGAACTCAGTGGGGTTTCCTTGTAGGTTCAACTGAGCTTTCATCACGCCAGGATCTTTATCCCGGTATGTACGTGACACCTCGTTGTCTTAACGAATCCGGTACTGCAGCGCCATGTCAGAACGAGGGAATTATATCACCCCCGATTGACATGATGAAATACTCATCTACACAAACCCATGTCCAGGACACTGCCATTCCTTCAGCCGATCTTCCTAAGTTCGGCGGAGTACTGTTCAGGTTCCAGGTCTACCGCGATCTGCCTCTCGACAACCTGGTATTCTATACCTGGGGAGTTCGTAATGTAGAAGACGGTTGTCCAGGATCATGGAAAGACAGAAACTATGTCTATTACGGTCCGGATCAGGATTATCTCTTTACGGGCGAAAACGTAAGTGATCTTGTTAAGCCGGATTCCATACTTCAGCTTAATTTCGGTGTTTCCGATATGTGCGACGTATGGGGCGGATATTATGGAACATGCACAAACCATAGTCCTTCACCATGGTTTGACAATGTATATGTTGAACGTGTGAAAACCAGCGGTCCTCAGTGGAGTTACCGCCACCTCGATCTATTCCAGGATAATTTCCCGCCTAACGCGGATTATACCGGATTTGTGAGAGCTGACGCGGCTAACGACATTGCTTCAAGTGAAGAGCCGAATAGAATTGATCCCGGTGATTCAGTCACGGTTCAGGTAACTTCACCTGTAGCCGGAGCAATTGCTGGAGTCGATGCCAGCGGATATGAAAATGGCCCCGGCGCGACAGCCGAAGTCTATATGCATTTTAAAGTGTATGACGCCATTTCCGGAGCTGTCGCCGCTGATTTCGCGGCATCTGTTGATACCGGCGAAGTTGGCCCCTATGCTCTTCCGACACCTGTAGCCGACGGCACTTGGTTTAAGGTACAGGGTAGAAACGCAAGAGTTGGTAGTCCTTCAACAAAGGTAGCCGATGAATATATGTTCGATATTAACGACGCGATCTTCACTTATGATCACGTTATCGAATATTATTTCTCAGCGACGGATATTAACGCTGAAACAAACTATCTGCCTTCGAACGCTCTTGAGGGCGGAAGTTTTGAGTGGGAATGTCTACCGACACAGCCTACTGTTTACAGCATACTCTATGTAGACGATTTTGAGCATAGAGGAAGCTGGAATGGCCGAGTTGATGACTACATGACACCCGCGCTTAACGCTGTCAGTGCTTCACCCTATGACCGTTATGACGTTAACGCGCCTACTTCAGGCGTTGGAAACGGCCTTGCGAGCCGCATCAATGTGGATAAACTGAGTATGTTCTATGAAAAGATTATATGGGATTCCGGCGATCTTGATATCGGAACCATAAATAATGGAACAGACAGTAAAGAAGACGATTGCGCGCTTCTCGAGGGTTGGGCTGATGATATCGATGGTGAAGGTCACGCTACGAACCTGCTTGTTATGGGTGACGGCGTAATTACAAACCTCACCTTTGCCACCGCTACCAGTTTCATGACTAACACTCTCGGTGTACAGCTTGTAAATAACAGCTATTACAATCGCACCGGTGGATATACAGGCGGCGGAGTAATTTCACCACTTGTATCCCCAGTTGCCGGCGGACCTTTCGACGGACTGGAAGCTTTCTATGCCTTCGGCGGTTGTCCTATCATTAATCAGTTGGATGTACTCGACGTCAATGAGACTCATGCGTCCGGCGCGTTGACATATCCTGACGGCAGCTTCGCTGCTGTCGCGATGGATGATACAACAACCACGAATATGCCGAAGAGAGCTATTACAACTGGCTTCAGCATAATGGCTATGCGCGACGCTAATTCTTCGGGTGCTCCTATAAGAAATGAATTCCTGGAGAAGGCATTCTTTTTCTTCGAAAATGGAGTAAACGGGGAAATCACAGATGTCGAGGATACACCGGCATTCACAAAGCTTCACGGCAACTATCCCAACCCCTTCAACCCGAGTACGACCATCAAGTATAATATGAAGGCGAAGGGTCATGTATCGATACAGATATATGATGTTGCGGGTAGGCTTGTAAACACACTTGTAAACGACGTACGCGACAGCGGTCTTAACACAGAGACCTGGAACGGAATCAACAACAGAGGCGCTAGCGTTGCGAGCGGTGTATATTTCTATCGTATGGACACCAAAGACTACTCCCAGACAAGAAAGATGATCCTGCTTAGATAA
- the glyS gene encoding glycine--tRNA ligase subunit beta translates to MGRNFLLEVGCENLPSSYLDLALEQLEKKCASELEDKRVGFDSVYVLGTPNRIVIYVTDLASKQRTVEEEITGPPISAAVSDRGEYTKAAYGFAKSQNVSAEDLKKVRRKKGEYLAVVKKIQGRKTNELLMEIVPDWITGLKFPKTMRWDGSGLRFARPLRWILSFLGKKAFKLTIGSVSSGRKTRVNPFFDEYTKVEDIDGYFSLMKKNGIILDPVKRRKKVAEALRREARKIKAKVVPDDKLVATVANLLESPVPFTGRFDDSFLKLPRRVIVTALRSHQKYFSVEDGNGKLKPFFIAFADGVRKNRKEIIGGYERVLQARLADAEFYYNEDTSLPLSEMAEKLEDIVWMEGLGSLAEKSSRMEKLALWIMSEWNPAGDGLSSVISRAAKLAKADLASEMVRDGKEFTLLEGYMGREYARVSGEEESVAEAVYEHNLPRFAGDDIPEGYAGVILSCADKIDNISGGYILRCQPTGSVDPYALRRQAMGVLRLMIEKEIPVSLPRAVNVSLSLFKDVEGEGTSLFDAIYEFFSRRFFNMLRAEGFGHDIVTALMSAGWNVPFLTRKMAVQLTRMRDDGVLSPFILAMKRIANIAGDLSESDIGIDGLEMLGLLAGGDIEKMTFDPGLFIDKAEKDLFDAAIESAAGILRLRSEEREEMVFSLLREELVEPVNRYFDEVLVNCNDEKTKKNRLSFLRALSSAFSYTCDYSRITEE, encoded by the coding sequence ATGGGAAGAAATTTTCTACTTGAAGTAGGCTGCGAGAATCTGCCGAGCAGTTATCTCGACCTTGCTCTTGAGCAGCTGGAAAAGAAATGCGCTTCGGAACTTGAAGATAAAAGGGTAGGATTTGATTCCGTTTACGTCCTCGGAACTCCAAATAGAATTGTTATCTACGTAACTGATCTGGCAAGTAAACAGAGAACTGTTGAAGAAGAAATTACCGGCCCTCCGATTTCAGCCGCGGTATCTGACAGGGGCGAATACACGAAGGCCGCTTACGGGTTTGCTAAATCGCAAAATGTCTCCGCGGAGGACCTTAAGAAAGTTCGCAGGAAGAAGGGGGAATATCTCGCGGTCGTAAAGAAAATTCAGGGTAGAAAGACCAATGAACTCCTTATGGAAATAGTACCTGACTGGATAACGGGGCTTAAATTCCCCAAGACTATGCGCTGGGACGGCAGTGGTCTGCGCTTTGCCAGACCCCTCAGATGGATACTATCTTTTCTGGGGAAGAAAGCATTCAAGTTAACCATTGGTTCGGTTTCCTCGGGCAGGAAGACCAGAGTCAACCCCTTTTTTGACGAATACACGAAAGTTGAAGACATAGACGGGTATTTTTCGCTTATGAAGAAAAACGGGATTATTCTGGATCCCGTAAAGAGAAGGAAAAAGGTGGCTGAAGCTTTGCGAAGAGAAGCTCGGAAGATCAAGGCGAAAGTAGTCCCGGATGATAAGCTCGTTGCCACCGTTGCCAACCTCCTTGAATCTCCTGTGCCCTTTACGGGCAGATTTGATGACAGCTTCCTGAAATTACCCCGAAGAGTTATTGTTACAGCTCTAAGGAGCCATCAGAAATATTTTTCAGTTGAGGACGGAAACGGGAAGCTCAAACCCTTTTTTATAGCCTTTGCCGACGGGGTCAGGAAGAACCGGAAAGAGATAATCGGGGGGTATGAGAGGGTGCTTCAGGCCCGGCTCGCCGACGCGGAATTTTATTACAATGAAGATACTTCACTGCCGCTTTCTGAGATGGCGGAGAAACTTGAAGATATTGTGTGGATGGAGGGCCTGGGCAGTCTGGCTGAAAAATCCTCGAGGATGGAAAAGCTTGCTCTCTGGATTATGTCGGAGTGGAACCCCGCCGGTGACGGTCTTTCATCTGTAATCTCAAGGGCCGCGAAACTCGCGAAAGCCGATCTCGCGAGTGAAATGGTAAGGGACGGGAAAGAATTTACTCTGCTGGAAGGTTATATGGGAAGGGAGTACGCGAGGGTTTCCGGAGAAGAAGAGAGTGTGGCGGAAGCAGTATATGAACACAATCTGCCCCGCTTCGCCGGGGATGATATTCCCGAAGGATATGCCGGTGTTATTCTTTCCTGCGCCGACAAAATCGATAACATTTCCGGAGGGTATATTCTGCGTTGCCAGCCCACCGGGTCTGTGGATCCATACGCCCTTCGCAGACAGGCGATGGGTGTCCTGCGTCTTATGATCGAGAAGGAGATTCCGGTTTCACTTCCTCGGGCTGTAAATGTGAGTTTGTCTCTATTTAAAGATGTTGAGGGGGAAGGTACATCCCTCTTTGACGCAATCTATGAATTCTTTAGCCGGCGTTTTTTCAATATGCTCCGCGCCGAGGGGTTCGGTCATGATATAGTGACCGCTCTTATGTCAGCCGGTTGGAACGTGCCTTTTTTGACAAGGAAGATGGCTGTCCAACTTACTCGTATGAGAGATGACGGAGTACTTTCTCCTTTTATTCTCGCGATGAAAAGGATAGCAAATATAGCGGGAGACCTTTCAGAAAGCGATATTGGAATTGACGGATTAGAAATGCTTGGACTGCTAGCCGGCGGAGATATCGAGAAGATGACTTTCGACCCGGGACTTTTCATAGATAAAGCCGAGAAGGATCTGTTTGATGCCGCCATAGAGTCGGCGGCGGGGATTTTGAGACTGAGGAGTGAAGAGAGAGAGGAAATGGTTTTCTCATTATTACGGGAAGAGTTGGTCGAGCCCGTAAATAGATATTTCGATGAAGTTCTTGTGAATTGTAATGATGAAAAAACAAAGAAGAACAGGTTGTCTTTTCTGCGCGCTTTAAGTTCCGCCTTTTCTTACACTTGTGATTATTCCAGAATAACCGAAGAATAG
- a CDS encoding glycine--tRNA ligase subunit alpha, whose product MNFQKLVLDLEHFWMDKGCLLVTSNNSEVGAGTMNPSTFLRVLGPEPWKAAYVEPSRRPKDGRYGENPNRVQQFNQFQVILKPSPSNVVPLFIESLEAIGIDPSRHDIRFIEDDWEAPTLGASGLGWEVWLDGMEITQFTYFQQAGGLELDPVSTEITYGLERICMYIQGVDDIMEIEWGAGIKWGDIYYQFEKDFSSFNFEKADISMYFKIFDNYYKEAKRMLKEGLIFPSYDYVLRCSHIFNILDARGAVSVSERTSYIARIRDLAKEVAAEYVAVRETGGFPLLASQKAY is encoded by the coding sequence GTGAACTTTCAGAAGCTTGTACTTGATCTGGAGCATTTCTGGATGGATAAGGGGTGCCTGCTTGTAACCTCTAATAATTCTGAAGTCGGAGCCGGAACGATGAATCCTTCCACATTCTTGAGAGTTCTGGGGCCTGAACCCTGGAAGGCGGCTTACGTTGAACCTTCCAGAAGACCAAAAGACGGCAGGTACGGCGAAAACCCCAACAGGGTACAGCAGTTCAATCAGTTTCAGGTTATACTCAAGCCGTCTCCGAGTAATGTTGTCCCCCTGTTCATTGAGAGCTTGGAAGCGATCGGCATCGATCCATCCCGTCACGATATCAGATTCATAGAAGACGATTGGGAAGCGCCCACACTCGGAGCATCCGGACTTGGGTGGGAAGTATGGCTTGACGGCATGGAAATTACTCAGTTTACATATTTTCAACAGGCGGGGGGATTAGAGCTGGACCCCGTATCAACAGAGATAACTTACGGACTTGAGAGAATATGCATGTATATACAGGGTGTCGATGATATTATGGAGATCGAATGGGGAGCGGGGATTAAATGGGGGGATATCTATTATCAGTTCGAAAAGGATTTCAGCTCCTTTAATTTCGAAAAAGCCGATATCAGCATGTATTTCAAGATATTTGATAATTACTATAAAGAGGCGAAGAGGATGCTCAAGGAAGGGCTTATATTTCCATCTTATGATTATGTGCTCAGATGTTCTCACATTTTTAATATACTTGACGCCAGGGGGGCTGTGAGTGTTTCGGAAAGAACCAGTTATATCGCGAGGATAAGAGACCTCGCGAAAGAAGTAGCCGCGGAATATGTAGCGGTAAGAGAGACGGGCGGGTTTCCCCTGCTCGCGAGTCAGAAAGCTTATTAG
- the recO gene encoding DNA repair protein RecO encodes MSMILKDYAVVLRTFDYSESSLIAVLLTRKNGKVRVLAKGAKRGKMRFSGSLMTGNICEVVFYYKAGRGLHILKEINCRSSFSEAGSDLKRLLIFQATIEIVDRSVIERETDERIFTLVDNFFSLLPIVEDPWAGFFTFEVKLLKLTGLFPSVKKCQSCGKNLDGERLWINTSSGDVRCERCAREGMFLISASASYILECMERKPMDNDIIGLRLGRRERREIGRFLHEIFRSHLDNYKLPSSLGLLKGVN; translated from the coding sequence ATGAGTATGATTCTCAAGGACTATGCTGTAGTATTAAGAACCTTTGATTATAGTGAATCGAGTCTGATTGCTGTTTTGTTAACCAGGAAGAACGGTAAGGTTAGAGTGTTGGCGAAGGGAGCTAAAAGGGGAAAAATGAGATTTTCCGGCAGTCTTATGACTGGCAATATATGTGAGGTTGTTTTTTATTATAAAGCCGGAAGGGGTCTTCATATCCTGAAAGAGATAAATTGCCGTTCATCCTTCAGCGAAGCGGGAAGTGATTTGAAAAGGCTGCTTATTTTCCAGGCGACGATTGAGATTGTGGACCGTTCAGTCATAGAGCGGGAAACAGATGAAAGGATATTTACTCTCGTCGATAATTTCTTTTCACTTCTACCCATTGTTGAAGATCCGTGGGCCGGGTTTTTTACTTTTGAAGTAAAGCTGCTGAAACTAACGGGATTATTCCCGTCTGTTAAAAAGTGTCAAAGTTGTGGAAAGAATCTTGACGGCGAGAGATTATGGATAAATACTTCATCGGGGGATGTTAGATGTGAAAGATGTGCCAGGGAAGGTATGTTTTTAATATCAGCATCCGCCTCTTATATATTAGAGTGTATGGAAAGAAAACCTATGGACAATGATATTATTGGATTAAGACTTGGCAGAAGAGAACGAAGGGAGATCGGACGTTTCCTGCACGAGATTTTCAGATCGCATCTTGATAATTACAAGCTTCCCTCTTCTCTTGGTTTGTTAAAAGGGGTGAATTGA
- the mgtE gene encoding magnesium transporter yields MREELEKRVEYISKQYMSGDYTFSPDIFDRLKAPDIAEIMMALDSEIALFLFKSIDIDLSAEIFPVLDEGISRKFLEELEPETTARLVNRMASDDAADLINLMAAERIPLVLERVSREDYRDIVALLKFDEESAGGIMAKELLVIREDITIGEAVDFVRDEARTVENIQNLYVVDREGVFLGIIPVVKLILENPGMDVSEVMDTDIEKVNVEMDQEKVAAIFSKYDLYSVAVVDGKGKLLGRITVDDIIDVIEEEANEDISRLAGTGDEEFWAKSTLRLSKARIPWLVAALFGGITAALVMSEFRESLESILSLAFFVPVIMAMGGNVGIQSSAVVVRELATGEFSLSDTTRKILRELRVSVLNGTFLGAILFIVVVIWLKDYKLATLLGLCLFSVVLWAALIGTSVPLLLNKINIDPALATGPFITTFNDILGIIFYLSIATLFLK; encoded by the coding sequence ATGAGAGAAGAGTTAGAGAAAAGAGTCGAATATATATCAAAACAATACATGTCCGGTGATTATACCTTTTCGCCGGATATTTTTGATAGATTAAAAGCCCCTGATATTGCTGAAATAATGATGGCTCTGGACAGTGAAATCGCGCTTTTCTTATTTAAATCCATTGATATAGATTTATCCGCTGAAATCTTTCCTGTTCTCGACGAGGGGATATCAAGGAAATTCCTGGAAGAATTAGAACCCGAAACGACAGCTCGTCTCGTAAACAGAATGGCGAGCGATGACGCCGCTGACCTGATTAATCTTATGGCCGCCGAGAGGATCCCTCTCGTACTTGAAAGGGTAAGCAGGGAAGATTATAGAGATATAGTAGCTCTTCTGAAATTCGATGAAGAATCAGCCGGCGGTATTATGGCCAAAGAGCTGCTTGTGATCAGAGAAGATATTACGATAGGCGAAGCTGTAGATTTTGTCAGAGATGAAGCCAGGACGGTTGAAAACATACAGAATTTGTATGTAGTCGATAGAGAAGGTGTATTTCTTGGTATAATACCGGTTGTTAAGCTTATTCTTGAGAATCCCGGGATGGATGTTTCTGAAGTGATGGATACAGATATTGAGAAGGTTAATGTGGAGATGGATCAGGAGAAAGTGGCGGCGATATTCTCCAAATATGATCTCTACAGTGTGGCCGTGGTTGACGGAAAGGGGAAACTCCTCGGGCGAATTACGGTTGATGACATCATAGATGTTATCGAGGAGGAAGCTAACGAGGATATTTCGCGTCTCGCGGGTACCGGTGATGAAGAGTTCTGGGCGAAATCCACACTGAGACTTTCAAAGGCGAGAATACCATGGCTCGTTGCCGCTCTTTTCGGGGGGATTACTGCAGCACTTGTTATGAGCGAATTCCGCGAATCTCTTGAATCGATTCTTTCTCTGGCCTTTTTTGTGCCGGTAATTATGGCTATGGGCGGAAATGTGGGGATTCAATCCTCCGCGGTTGTTGTCCGGGAATTAGCTACGGGGGAGTTCAGTCTTTCCGATACGACAAGAAAGATTTTAAGGGAATTGAGGGTGTCAGTTCTTAACGGCACATTTCTCGGAGCAATTCTCTTTATCGTTGTGGTAATATGGCTTAAGGATTACAAGTTGGCGACTCTTCTGGGGCTTTGCCTCTTTTCTGTAGTATTATGGGCGGCTCTTATAGGCACATCGGTTCCACTGCTGCTCAATAAAATTAATATCGATCCAGCTCTTGCCACTGGACCTTTTATTACTACATTCAATGATATACTCGGGATAATCTTTTATTTGAGTATTGCCACACTCTTTCTCAAGTGA
- a CDS encoding DUF502 domain-containing protein, giving the protein MSWLRRRFLTGLLILLPILVTGWVFYQFFNSVDNILNPLVEKYPFIYFPGLGFIGVLVIIFLTGVFGGNFIGRRVIGWLEVFVYRIPLISRMYTAVKQLSEAFLRSGKTVFEKAVMIQYPIAGTFAIGFVTATSKFNTVDGKGRDFVSVFLPTTPNPTSGYFLMVPEEETIELGCSVESALKMVISGGFFKPYFPRGEPVVPHGWMPKTED; this is encoded by the coding sequence ATGAGTTGGCTGAGAAGGAGGTTTTTAACCGGTTTATTAATTCTTCTTCCAATCCTTGTTACGGGGTGGGTTTTTTATCAATTCTTTAATTCAGTTGATAATATTCTGAATCCACTGGTTGAGAAATACCCCTTTATTTATTTTCCCGGGCTTGGATTTATCGGCGTTCTGGTGATTATTTTTCTAACGGGTGTCTTTGGAGGAAACTTTATTGGCAGGAGAGTGATAGGATGGCTTGAAGTCTTTGTATACAGAATTCCTCTTATCAGCCGGATGTATACTGCCGTAAAACAACTCAGTGAAGCTTTTTTAAGGAGCGGGAAAACTGTTTTCGAGAAAGCAGTGATGATTCAGTATCCTATTGCCGGCACCTTCGCCATTGGATTTGTTACCGCTACTTCAAAGTTCAATACAGTTGATGGTAAGGGCAGGGATTTTGTAAGCGTTTTCCTTCCAACCACCCCCAATCCGACTTCGGGGTACTTTCTTATGGTTCCCGAAGAGGAAACAATAGAACTTGGTTGTTCCGTCGAGAGCGCCTTGAAAATGGTTATATCAGGAGGGTTCTTCAAGCCGTACTTTCCGCGGGGTGAACCGGTTGTCCCACACGGATGGATGCCTAAAACGGAAGATTAG
- a CDS encoding hemolysin family protein: protein MVLIILAVSISAAGFTTRNPAKTALFISCPLFPVYFLFKPATTYLLRFIKRVFPLLSAEFSSPFFVFPDSDQGGEGFIRENGSRLVHSIVEFGEKRVREVMVPRMDIFALESHTELDEIRKMVFEAGNSRVPVYEGSVDNIIGILFVKDLAVVANDEEKFEIKRILREAYYVPEGKRIDNLLREFKNQKKHMAIVVDEYGGTSGIVTLEDILEEIVGEIRDEDDREGTLIRRLAPGRYSVKGRININDLNEALKIAVPSEEADTLGGFLYALLGRVPIEGEVIEYKGLSFSIDYLNRQRIIDVQITLPEESE from the coding sequence ATGGTTCTCATTATTCTCGCTGTTTCAATATCCGCGGCCGGGTTCACAACCCGTAATCCCGCTAAAACAGCATTATTTATCTCCTGTCCCTTATTCCCGGTTTATTTTCTATTCAAACCCGCGACGACATATCTGCTTCGTTTTATTAAAAGAGTGTTTCCGCTGCTTTCAGCTGAATTCTCTTCTCCGTTCTTTGTGTTTCCGGACAGTGATCAGGGCGGCGAGGGTTTTATCAGAGAAAATGGGAGCAGGCTGGTTCACAGCATAGTTGAATTTGGAGAGAAGAGAGTCCGGGAGGTAATGGTTCCGCGAATGGACATTTTTGCTCTCGAAAGCCACACGGAACTTGATGAGATCCGCAAGATGGTCTTCGAGGCCGGCAATTCAAGGGTTCCGGTTTATGAAGGAAGTGTGGATAATATTATCGGCATTCTTTTTGTAAAAGACTTGGCTGTGGTCGCGAATGATGAAGAAAAATTTGAAATAAAAAGAATTTTAAGAGAGGCTTATTACGTGCCGGAAGGAAAGAGAATCGACAATTTGCTTAGAGAATTCAAGAATCAGAAAAAACATATGGCGATAGTAGTTGATGAATACGGAGGAACCTCAGGAATTGTAACCCTCGAAGATATTCTGGAAGAAATAGTCGGAGAGATAAGGGATGAAGATGACAGGGAAGGCACTCTGATACGCCGTCTTGCCCCGGGACGATATTCTGTGAAGGGAAGAATAAATATCAATGATCTAAATGAGGCTCTGAAAATAGCCGTTCCTTCTGAAGAGGCCGATACTCTTGGAGGATTTCTTTACGCTTTATTAGGAAGAGTTCCTATTGAAGGGGAGGTAATCGAATATAAAGGGCTTAGTTTCAGTATTGATTATCTTAACAGGCAGCGTATAATAGATGTTCAAATTACCCTTCCGGAAGAATCTGAATAA
- the ybeY gene encoding rRNA maturation RNase YbeY, with protein MRITMLSHPLVTGRSEFYRAAPVLKGISSDLMPEGKYLNLILAGERKMALLNRKYKKRKGPAEILTFSYSDDDNFSEGDSDLLGEIVLCWRSLSEGARSRNVSSEVYLIRLVIHGIFHLFGYTHLDNESAGKMEKAEKNYLLSLFDSEEVDKLFI; from the coding sequence ATGAGAATAACAATGCTGAGCCACCCGCTGGTGACGGGGCGTAGTGAATTTTACCGGGCAGCTCCAGTTCTTAAAGGAATTTCAAGTGATCTTATGCCTGAGGGTAAATATTTGAATTTAATTCTTGCAGGCGAGAGGAAAATGGCTCTGCTTAACCGGAAATACAAAAAGAGAAAAGGCCCCGCGGAGATACTTACTTTCTCTTATTCAGATGATGATAACTTTTCGGAAGGCGATTCTGACCTGTTGGGAGAAATAGTATTATGCTGGCGATCTTTATCCGAGGGTGCCCGTTCACGTAATGTTTCTTCCGAAGTTTATTTGATAAGACTCGTTATTCACGGCATATTCCATTTATTCGGTTATACTCACTTAGATAATGAAAGTGCCGGCAAGATGGAGAAAGCTGAAAAGAATTATCTCCTTTCTCTTTTCGACTCAGAGGAAGTAGATAAACTTTTCATATAA